One Solanum lycopersicum chromosome 4, SLM_r2.1 DNA window includes the following coding sequences:
- the LOC101262004 gene encoding large ribosomal subunit protein eL6 — translation MAAKKTLRNPELIRGVGKFSRSKMYHKKGLWAIKKKNGGKFPQHQKKPISAPPAEKSPKFYPADDVKKPLVNKHKPKPTKLRASISPGTVLIILAGRFKGKRVVFLKQLLSGLLLVTGPFKLNGVPLRRVNQAYVIGTSTKVDVSGVNVEKIDDKYFAKEAEKKQKKGEGEFFEEKKEEKNELPQEKKDAQKAVDASLIKAIEAVPDLKGYLSARFSLKSGMKPHELVF, via the exons ATGGCGGCCAAGAAGACACTCCGTAACCCAGAGCTAATTCGCGGCGTGGGTAAGTTCTCACGTTCCAAAATGTACCACAAAAAGGGTTTATGGgcaatcaagaagaaaaacgGTGGAAAATTCCCTCAACACCAGAAAAAACCAATCTCAGCTCCACCAGCTGAGAAATCCCCAAAGTTCTACCCTGCTGATGACGTGAAAAAACCCCTTGTAAACAAGCACAAACCAAAACCCACGAAGCTAAGAGCGAGTATTTCTCCAGGGACAGTGTTGATTATCCTTGCTGGTAGGTTTAAGGGGAAGAGAGTTGTGTTCTTGAAACAGCTTTTATCTGGGTTGCTTCTTGTTACTGGGCCTTTTAAGCTTAATGGGGTTCCTTTAAGACGTGTTAATCAAGCTTATGTGATCGGTACTTCAACGAAAGTTGATGTTAGTGGAGTGAATGTTGAGAAGATTGATGATAAGTATTTTGCTAAGGAAGCTGAGAAGAAGCAGAAAAAGGGTGAAGGGGAGTTTTTTGAAGAGAAGAAAGAG GAGAAGAATGAGCTTCCACAGGAAAAGAAAGATGCCCAGAAAGCCGTAGATGCATCATTGATTAAGGCCATTGAGGCTGTTCCTGATTTGAAGGGTTATTTATCTGCAAGGTTTTCACTGAAGTCAGGCAtgaaaccacatgagctagtgtttTAG
- the LOC138347845 gene encoding uncharacterized protein, with protein sequence MSNLSKLEFVALDNSGKNYLSWVLDAEIHLAAKGLDATITQGNEASSQDKAKAMIFLRHHLDEGLKIEYLTVKDPLELWTDLKGRYDHLKAIVLPRARYEWMHLRFQDFKTVIEYNSVVFRITSQLKLCGETIKDEDMLEKTLTTFHASNVILQQQYREKGFQKYSELISCLLVAEQHNALLMKNHEARSTGAAPLPEANVVEARDQSEVKRDDHRGYNNARGRGKDKRRYPNRQGGGRNKRENNMKGNKSGASSSNARAESHMTLKDGDKPGISQKYDKDVEANLALKDDVFDGLGDITHMEVDDFFGDRK encoded by the exons atgtCGAATTTATCCAAACTTGAGTTTGTGGCATTAGATAATTCTGGAAAGAATTATCTTTCATGGGTACTCGATGCTGAGATTCACTTGGCTGCTAAAGGTCTTGATGCCACTATTACTCAGGGAAATGAAGCATCGAGTCAAGATAAGGCGAAGGCTATGATTTTCCTTCGTCATCATCTTGATGAGGGCCTGAAGATTGAATATCTGACGGTGAAAGATCCACTTGAATTGTGGACTGATTTAAAGGGGAGATATGACCACCTAAAGGCAATAGTGTTGCCAAGAGCTCGTTATGAGTGGATGCATTTACGGTTTCAAGATTTTAAGACCGTAATTGAATACAACTCTGTTGTATTCAGGATAACCTCCCAGTTGAAATTATGTGGGGAgactataaaagatgaggacatgTTGGAAAAGACACTTACTACTTTTCATGCCTCGAATGTGATATTGCAGCAGCAATATCGTGAAAAGGGTTTTCAGAAATATTCTGAACTAATCTCATGTCTTTTGGTGGCTGAGCAACATAATgctcttttaatgaaaaatcatgaagctCGTTCCACTGGAGCTGCTCCATTACCGGAGGCAAATGTGGTGGAAGCACGAGATCAATCTGAAGTAAAAAGAGATGATCATCGGGGATATAATAATGCACGGGGACGTGGCAAAGATAAAAGACGATACCCTAATCGTCAAGGTGGTGGTCGTAATAAAAGGGAGAACAACATG aaaggaaataaaagtggTGCTTCCTCTTCCAATGCTCGAGCTGAGTCACATATGACTCTTAAAGATGGTGATAAGCCGGGAATATCTCAGAAATATGATAAAGATGTTGAAGCAAATTTGGCTTTAAAGGATGATGTTTTTGATGGCCTTGGTGACATTACTCATATGGAAGTTGATGACTTCTTTGGAGATCGAAAATAA